A single window of Cololabis saira isolate AMF1-May2022 chromosome 24, fColSai1.1, whole genome shotgun sequence DNA harbors:
- the LOC133425272 gene encoding ras-related protein ralB-B-like, translating into MSSGKNKNQTSLVLHKVIMVGSGGVGKSALTLQFMYDEFVEDYEPTKADSYRKKVVLDGEDVQIDILDTAGQEDYAAIRDNYFRSGEGFLLVFSITEHESFTATSEFREQILRVKEEEAIPLLLVGNKSDLEDRRHVTADEAAAKVNEWGVQYVETSAKTRANVDKVFFDLMREVRKKKMAESKDRNGPSGKKKKKHCCLL; encoded by the exons ATGTCTTCTGGGAAGAACAAGAACCAGACGTCTCTGGTCCTCCACAAGGTGATCATGGTGGGCAGCGGCGGCGTGGGGAAGTCTGCTCTCACGCTGCAGTTCATGTACGACGAG TTCGTGGAGGACTACGAGCCCACGAAGGCGGACAGCTACAGGAAGAAGGTGGTGCTGGACGGAGAGGACGTTCAGATCGACATCCTGGACACGGCGGGCCAGGAGGACTACGCCGCCATCAGGGACAACTACTTCCGCAGCGGCGAGGGATTCCTGCTGGTCTTCTCCATCACCGAGCACGAGTCCTTCACCGCCACCTCCGAGTTCAG GGAGCAGATCCTGCGGGTGAAGGAGGAGGAAGCCATCCCGCTGCTCCTGGTGGGGAACAAGTCGGACCTGGAGGACCGGCGGCACGTCACCGCCGACGAGGCCGCCGCCAAGGTCAACGAGTGGGGCGTCCAGTACGTGGAGACGTCGGCCAAAACCAGGGCCAACGTGGACAAG GTGTTCTTTGACCTCATGAGGGAGGTACGCAAGAAGAAGATGGCCGAGAGCAAAGACCGGAACGGGCCgagtgggaagaagaagaagaaacactgCTGCCTCCTCTAA
- the LOC133425274 gene encoding fas apoptotic inhibitory molecule 1-like encodes MLGGDLVALWELALSDGVYRIEFAHGTTTGKRVVTVNGEEVIRRDWMFKLVGRETFTLGAANTRATIHIEAISGFAYEYSLDVDGKTLQKFVDDRAKTTKTWELQVDGVDCRVVLEKDTMDVWCNGEKMDTTGEFVDDGTETYFTVGEHELCIKSASSGKKKSGIVHYLMLDGGKVPASTQ; translated from the exons ATGCTGGGGGGAGACCTGGTCGCCCTGTGGGAGTTGGCCCTGAGTGACGGCGTCTACAGGATAGAATTCGCCCACGGGACCACGACCGGGAAGCGGGTTGTGACTGTGAATGGCGAG GAAGTGATCAGGAGGGACTGGATGTTCAAGCTGGTGGGAAGGGAGACATTCACGCTGGGCGCCGCCAACACCAGAGCCACCATCCACATCGAGGCCATCAGCGGCTTCGCCTACGAGTACTCGCTGGACGTGGACGGCAAGACACTGCAGAAGTTCGTTGACGACAGAGCCAAGACCACCAAGACCTGGGAGCTGCAGGTGGACGGCGTGGACTGCAGGGTCGTCCTAG AGAAAGACACCATGGATGTTTGGTGCAACGGGGAGAAGATGGACACGACG ggggagTTTGTGGACGACGGCACTGAAACATACTTCACGGTGGGGGAACACGAACTCTGCATCAAATCAGCGAGCAGCGGGAAGAAGAAGAGCGGCATCGTTCACTACCTGATGCTGGACGGGGGGAAGGTTCCCGCCTCCACGCAGTAG